One window of the Carnobacterium maltaromaticum DSM 20342 genome contains the following:
- a CDS encoding hemolysin family protein, producing MVLFIRFLVIVLLIGATALFVAAEFALVKVRTSRLEQMVVEGVKNAPLAKLVHEHLDAYLSACQLGITLTSLALGWIGESTVEAAIHPIFVWLNIPEAVTKIVAFAIAFSIITFFHVVVGELVPKSFAISKTENVVLAVVKPLHVFYKTMYPFIWVLNSSAAGISRMLGFEFAGEGDEAHSEEELRLIASESFKHGDINQSELLYLNRIFDFDNRLANEVMIPRQEMAVMTTDMTVEEAAKLSLDEQFTRYPVMKDSKDDIVGVINSRDLFNVFVKKTLAPTDSIESLIQPILQVMETTPISDLLEKMKKEQRHIAILLDEYGGTEGLVTAEDILEEIVGEMRDEFDADEVPDIRKIDVGKYLISGKVLLETVEKLLHIKFEEDSAVSTIGGWILNRKYDVEQGDTFSYKNLEFTVVELENHTIQMVEVAVIES from the coding sequence ATGGTATTATTTATACGGTTTTTAGTCATTGTTTTATTAATCGGAGCAACGGCTCTTTTTGTAGCGGCTGAGTTTGCTTTAGTAAAAGTTAGAACAAGTCGTTTAGAACAGATGGTTGTTGAAGGTGTAAAGAATGCACCTTTAGCTAAGCTTGTTCATGAACATTTAGATGCGTATTTATCAGCTTGTCAATTAGGAATTACGTTGACTTCGTTGGCTTTAGGTTGGATTGGTGAGTCGACAGTTGAAGCAGCGATTCATCCTATCTTTGTTTGGTTAAATATTCCAGAGGCAGTTACTAAAATTGTAGCCTTTGCAATTGCATTTTCAATTATAACCTTTTTTCATGTTGTTGTAGGTGAATTAGTACCGAAGTCATTTGCTATTTCAAAGACAGAGAACGTGGTTTTAGCAGTTGTGAAGCCTTTGCATGTTTTCTATAAAACGATGTATCCATTTATTTGGGTCTTAAATAGTTCTGCGGCAGGTATTTCAAGAATGCTAGGTTTTGAATTTGCTGGTGAAGGCGATGAAGCTCATAGTGAAGAAGAATTGCGTTTGATTGCTTCAGAAAGTTTTAAACATGGCGATATTAATCAATCTGAGTTGCTTTATTTAAACCGCATTTTTGATTTTGATAATCGTTTAGCGAATGAGGTTATGATTCCAAGACAAGAAATGGCGGTTATGACAACGGATATGACGGTTGAAGAAGCGGCTAAATTATCGTTAGATGAACAATTCACTAGATACCCTGTAATGAAAGATTCTAAAGATGATATTGTTGGTGTAATTAATTCTCGTGATTTATTTAATGTTTTTGTCAAAAAAACATTGGCTCCAACGGATTCGATTGAATCCTTAATTCAGCCTATTTTACAAGTAATGGAAACTACACCAATTAGTGATTTATTAGAAAAAATGAAAAAAGAGCAGCGTCATATTGCTATTTTACTTGATGAATATGGTGGTACAGAAGGTTTAGTTACTGCGGAAGATATATTGGAAGAAATTGTTGGTGAGATGCGAGATGAATTCGATGCAGATGAAGTGCCTGATATTCGTAAAATCGATGTAGGAAAATATTTGATTTCGGGTAAGGTATTACTAGAGACAGTTGAAAAATTACTTCATATTAAATTTGAAGAAGATAGTGCTGTTAGTACTATTGGTGGTTGGATATTGAATCGAAAATATGATGTTGAACAAGGCGATACGTTTAGTTACAAAAATCTAGAATTTACAGTAGTAGAATTAGAAAATCACACTATTCAAATGGTGGAAGTTGCAGTTATAGAAAGCTAA
- a CDS encoding GGDEF domain-containing protein, with product MVLILNQIIINLALIVSTVLTCYFLGLKISSNQRFKEYSSDFSTTPPLLIILFGIFIGCSSLVLSSNQIVVSQIMKIDMRYVFVFFSVIYGNRRLGEIATGILIFGKTIEYILAPENNALNYFNNLVLTVFLLIVSIIIKKYKLSLKKSVSYFILVFISTRIIIFSIYFKPILELPKLISMAIYFSIFTSIFLITIIIVNMAVSVASTMNLYRTGSITDHLTNLYNRRMFTLDLNDSFHGSQNSSSTFCLAIIDIDDFKQINDTYGHHIGDQVLKHFSTILKENLPQTKGELYRIGGEEFAFLTYLPREEAYATLQEFRERLIQTPYNHNTNKLFISASIGMTEFNSEVDVDNYEGSNAVYTRADQALYEAKQTGKNKLIFF from the coding sequence ATGGTGTTGATACTTAATCAAATTATTATTAATTTAGCTCTGATTGTAAGTACAGTCTTAACTTGTTATTTTCTAGGGTTGAAGATATCATCTAATCAGCGATTCAAAGAATATTCTTCTGACTTTTCAACAACTCCACCTTTATTGATTATTTTATTTGGTATTTTTATTGGATGCTCTAGTCTAGTTTTATCAAGTAACCAAATTGTTGTTTCTCAAATAATGAAAATAGATATGCGTTATGTTTTTGTTTTTTTCTCTGTTATATATGGAAATCGACGGCTTGGAGAAATCGCTACAGGAATTTTAATATTTGGAAAAACAATTGAATATATTCTTGCACCAGAAAACAACGCCTTAAATTATTTTAATAACCTTGTTTTAACTGTATTTCTCCTAATTGTGAGCATTATCATCAAAAAATACAAACTATCGTTAAAAAAATCTGTTAGTTACTTTATACTTGTTTTTATTTCAACGCGCATAATTATCTTCTCAATTTACTTTAAACCAATCCTAGAGCTACCAAAATTGATTTCTATGGCGATTTATTTCAGTATTTTTACTTCCATTTTTTTAATTACCATCATTATTGTGAATATGGCTGTTTCAGTTGCTTCAACAATGAACCTATACCGAACTGGCTCTATTACGGACCATCTTACAAACCTTTACAATCGTAGGATGTTTACATTGGATTTAAATGATTCTTTTCACGGTAGCCAAAATAGTAGTAGCACTTTTTGTTTAGCCATTATTGATATTGATGACTTTAAACAAATTAACGATACCTATGGCCATCATATTGGCGATCAAGTATTAAAACATTTTTCAACCATTTTAAAAGAGAATCTCCCACAAACCAAAGGTGAACTCTATCGTATTGGTGGAGAAGAATTTGCATTCCTAACCTACTTACCTAGAGAGGAAGCCTATGCTACTCTTCAAGAGTTCCGTGAACGCCTCATTCAAACCCCGTACAATCACAACACGAATAAACTTTTCATTTCAGCATCAATTGGTATGACTGAATTTAATAGTGAAGTCGATGTTGATAATTACGAAGGCAGCAATGCAGTTTATACAAGAGCAGACCAAGCATTGTATGAAGCAAAACAAACTGGCAAAAATAAATTGATTTTTTTTTAA
- a CDS encoding methylated-DNA--[protein]-cysteine S-methyltransferase codes for MSEIKHIYWSQLNFLEWQMIVAKTEKGLCFIGSNQGTAKELEKWMRKRYSDFKLIQDDDKLAASIEALTNYLKGKQRDFKIELDIIGTDFQKDVWESLKAIPYGETRNYSMIADSIKRPKAVRAVGTAIGANPLLIIVPCHRVLGKNKRLTGYRGGLAMKERLIALESAK; via the coding sequence ATGAGCGAAATAAAACACATTTATTGGAGTCAATTGAATTTTTTAGAGTGGCAGATGATTGTCGCAAAGACTGAGAAAGGACTTTGTTTTATTGGAAGTAATCAAGGGACTGCGAAGGAATTAGAAAAGTGGATGAGAAAAAGATACTCTGACTTTAAATTGATTCAAGATGATGATAAATTAGCAGCTTCGATTGAAGCTTTGACAAACTATTTAAAAGGGAAGCAGAGAGATTTCAAGATAGAATTAGATATAATTGGAACGGATTTTCAAAAAGATGTCTGGGAATCCTTAAAAGCTATCCCTTATGGAGAAACAAGAAACTATTCAATGATTGCTGATTCTATTAAGCGACCAAAAGCAGTTAGAGCTGTTGGAACTGCGATTGGGGCAAATCCGCTTTTAATTATCGTACCTTGTCATCGGGTTTTAGGGAAAAATAAACGATTAACAGGCTACCGAGGTGGTTTAGCAATGAAGGAACGATTAATTGCATTGGAAAGTGCTAAATAG
- a CDS encoding peptidase U32 family protein translates to MRKILKKPEVLAPAGTLEKLKTAIYYGADAVYIGGDAYGLRSRAGNFTYDEMREGVEFAKKYNAKVYVAANMVTHEGDEIGAGEFFRTLRDIGISAVIVSDPALIESCAMEAPGLPIHLSTQASATNYQTLEFWRNEGLERVVLAREVGMAEIKEIREQTEVEIEAFIHGAMCISYSGRCVLSNHMSQRDANRGGCSQSCRWKYDLFDLPISGERESLVGGQPLEEFSMSAVDMSMIHHIPELVENGVDSLKIEGRMKSIHYVSTVSNVYRQAVDTYCADPDNYVFKQEWEDELWKVAQRELSTGFYYGVPTEDEQLFGKRRKIPAYGFIGQVLDYDPLTQIATIQQRNNFGVGDDVEFYGPGFTHSHQVIETLWNEEDEAIDRAPNAMMTVKTKVTTPVKRYDMIRKLR, encoded by the coding sequence ATGAGAAAAATACTAAAAAAACCAGAAGTTTTGGCTCCGGCTGGAACGTTAGAAAAATTAAAAACAGCGATATATTATGGTGCTGATGCCGTTTATATCGGTGGAGATGCCTATGGTTTAAGAAGTAGAGCAGGCAATTTCACTTATGACGAGATGCGCGAAGGTGTCGAATTTGCTAAAAAGTACAATGCAAAAGTTTACGTTGCTGCCAATATGGTTACTCATGAAGGCGATGAAATTGGTGCGGGAGAATTTTTTAGAACGTTACGTGATATAGGTATTAGCGCGGTGATTGTGTCTGATCCAGCATTAATTGAAAGCTGTGCGATGGAAGCGCCGGGATTACCCATTCATTTATCTACTCAAGCGTCAGCAACAAATTATCAAACATTAGAGTTTTGGCGCAATGAAGGATTAGAACGTGTGGTACTAGCCAGAGAAGTTGGAATGGCGGAGATTAAAGAGATTCGTGAGCAAACGGAAGTTGAAATCGAAGCGTTCATTCATGGAGCTATGTGTATTTCCTATTCAGGACGTTGTGTGCTTTCTAATCACATGTCACAAAGAGATGCGAATCGAGGTGGTTGTTCTCAATCTTGTCGTTGGAAGTATGATTTATTCGACTTGCCTATTTCTGGTGAGCGCGAATCATTAGTCGGTGGTCAACCTTTAGAGGAATTTTCAATGAGTGCAGTGGATATGTCTATGATTCATCATATACCTGAGCTTGTGGAAAACGGTGTAGATAGTTTGAAAATCGAAGGTCGGATGAAATCAATTCATTATGTTTCGACTGTTTCTAATGTTTATCGCCAAGCGGTAGATACTTATTGTGCTGATCCTGATAATTATGTCTTTAAGCAAGAGTGGGAAGACGAGCTTTGGAAAGTTGCACAAAGAGAACTGTCAACTGGATTTTATTATGGTGTGCCAACTGAAGATGAGCAACTTTTTGGCAAACGCCGTAAAATTCCAGCATATGGCTTTATTGGTCAAGTTTTAGATTACGATCCACTAACTCAGATTGCCACAATTCAACAACGGAATAATTTTGGTGTTGGGGATGACGTTGAGTTTTATGGACCAGGCTTTACTCATTCTCATCAAGTGATTGAGACTTTATGGAATGAAGAAGATGAAGCGATTGATCGTGCACCTAATGCAATGATGACAGTTAAAACAAAAGTAACAACACCTGTAAAACGGTATGATATGATTCGTAAATTACGTTAA
- a CDS encoding bifunctional transcriptional activator/DNA repair enzyme AdaA, with translation MGRKITDAQWQAIVTNDSQFDDVFFYGVKTTKIFCRPSCKSRIPNRENVEFFLDKEEALKAGYRSCKRCKSGGERVPDDEWTDQIKDFIEKFYREHLTLDIIASECHGSPYHLHRVFKKQMGITPLSYLHQIRIEKAQELLVHHQLDIQKIGEAVGIPNSAQFSTLFKKITKMTPSEYRRLKVERNE, from the coding sequence ATGGGAAGGAAAATAACAGATGCTCAATGGCAAGCTATTGTAACAAATGATAGTCAATTTGATGATGTTTTTTTCTATGGAGTTAAAACAACAAAAATATTTTGTCGTCCATCTTGTAAGTCTAGAATTCCAAATCGTGAAAATGTGGAATTTTTTCTAGACAAGGAAGAGGCTTTGAAAGCAGGTTATCGCTCTTGTAAGCGATGTAAGTCTGGTGGGGAACGTGTCCCAGATGATGAATGGACGGATCAAATTAAAGATTTTATCGAAAAATTTTACCGAGAACATTTAACTTTAGATATCATTGCTTCGGAATGTCATGGTAGTCCCTATCATCTTCATCGTGTCTTTAAGAAACAAATGGGCATAACGCCACTGAGTTATTTGCATCAAATTAGAATTGAAAAAGCACAAGAACTTTTGGTACATCACCAACTGGATATTCAAAAAATTGGTGAAGCTGTTGGGATTCCAAATAGTGCTCAATTTTCGACTTTATTTAAAAAGATAACTAAAATGACGCCATCTGAATATCGCCGATTAAAAGTGGAAAGGAATGAGTAA
- a CDS encoding choloylglycine hydrolase family protein: MCTSIVLRTMDHKNLLSRTMDFAFDLDARPTICPRNYQWISGVDELSYTGKYAFVGAGKDVEHLLFADGVNEHGLSCAALYLPGEAVYGPAAKPNKVNLAPHDFLLWILSNCKSIADLQKKLGTINLVDVEVPLLGITTPLHWIMTDSTGQCMVIEPRDSLLKMQENPVSVLTNTPKLEWHISNLRNYIGIKPEPFTSKMFGEFEAKPFSQASGTSILPGGYTPPERFVRVAYLKEYIKKSKNEEEAITNIWHILNSVCIPNGVVIQENGSPDYTQYVASMCSESQTYYFSTCKNNQINSVKLTKELISTLTEPKTFDIKENQKFNSLN, from the coding sequence ATGTGCACAAGTATTGTGTTAAGAACGATGGATCATAAAAATCTTCTATCGAGAACAATGGATTTTGCATTTGATTTAGATGCAAGACCAACAATTTGTCCTAGAAATTATCAATGGATATCAGGAGTCGATGAATTGTCTTATACTGGGAAATATGCTTTTGTCGGGGCAGGAAAGGACGTTGAGCATTTATTATTTGCAGACGGGGTCAATGAACATGGATTAAGTTGTGCTGCTCTTTATTTACCTGGAGAAGCAGTATATGGACCAGCTGCAAAACCTAATAAGGTAAATTTAGCTCCTCATGATTTTTTACTTTGGATTTTATCAAACTGTAAAAGTATAGCTGATCTACAAAAAAAATTAGGAACAATTAATTTAGTCGATGTAGAGGTTCCTTTGTTAGGAATTACAACACCTCTTCATTGGATTATGACAGATTCAACTGGGCAATGCATGGTGATAGAACCAAGAGATTCTTTATTAAAAATGCAAGAAAACCCAGTCAGCGTCTTAACCAATACGCCTAAATTAGAATGGCATATTTCCAACTTGAGAAATTATATTGGAATTAAGCCTGAACCATTCACGTCGAAAATGTTTGGTGAGTTTGAGGCAAAACCATTCTCTCAAGCATCAGGGACCTCTATTTTACCAGGTGGTTATACTCCACCAGAAAGATTTGTTCGTGTTGCCTATTTAAAAGAATACATTAAAAAATCTAAAAACGAAGAAGAAGCGATTACAAATATTTGGCATATTTTGAATAGTGTCTGTATTCCGAATGGTGTGGTAATTCAGGAGAACGGAAGTCCAGATTATACACAATATGTAGCATCTATGTGTTCTGAAAGCCAGACTTATTATTTTTCAACATGTAAAAACAACCAAATTAATAGTGTCAAGTTAACGAAGGAATTGATAAGTACATTAACAGAGCCAAAGACGTTTGATATTAAAGAGAATCAAAAATTTAATAGTTTAAATTAA
- a CDS encoding DNA-3-methyladenine glycosylase family protein — protein sequence MKPLNYSETIEQQIHIPLPPDFNYELNLDYLSREKNESLYTIHEKKIRRIIQVEQVDTLIEISYHPDHFLICIFLQNTRPTQLEERLKIINYIYDWFDLHRDLTQFYSLAQKDSVLKQSVSKFYGLRLIGIPDLFEALAWGIIGQQINLSFAYTLKRRLIEAYGESIDYEGVKYWSFPKPDLIASLAASDLTSLQLSQKKGDYLIGIAQLIASKKLSKEKLLAMDNFAASEKTLTDLYGIGPWTANYVLMRCLRYPEAFPVTDVGLLRAIQFSQSLEQKPTKEVVLNYAKAWKNWESYATFYLWRLLY from the coding sequence ATGAAACCACTCAATTATAGTGAAACAATTGAACAACAAATACACATTCCTTTGCCCCCAGATTTTAATTATGAACTTAACCTAGATTATTTATCTAGAGAAAAAAATGAAAGTTTGTATACGATTCATGAAAAAAAAATTCGTCGTATCATTCAAGTAGAGCAAGTTGATACGCTTATTGAAATTTCTTATCATCCAGACCATTTTTTGATTTGCATATTTCTACAAAATACACGTCCAACTCAACTAGAAGAGCGCCTTAAAATTATCAACTACATTTATGATTGGTTTGATTTACACCGAGATCTCACTCAATTTTATTCACTTGCCCAAAAAGATAGTGTCTTGAAACAAAGTGTTTCTAAATTTTATGGTCTTCGATTAATCGGAATACCTGATTTATTCGAAGCATTGGCATGGGGAATTATCGGTCAACAAATTAATTTGAGTTTTGCCTATACATTAAAAAGAAGATTGATTGAAGCTTACGGAGAATCTATTGATTACGAAGGTGTAAAATACTGGAGTTTTCCAAAACCAGATCTGATTGCAAGTTTGGCAGCTTCTGATTTAACAAGCTTGCAATTATCACAAAAAAAAGGTGACTATCTTATTGGTATTGCTCAACTAATTGCGTCAAAAAAATTATCAAAAGAAAAACTTTTGGCTATGGATAATTTTGCAGCTTCTGAAAAAACCTTAACTGATCTATACGGAATTGGACCTTGGACTGCCAACTATGTTTTAATGCGCTGTCTACGCTATCCTGAAGCATTTCCGGTTACGGATGTCGGGTTACTTCGTGCGATTCAATTTAGTCAAAGCTTAGAACAAAAACCAACTAAGGAAGTTGTACTAAATTATGCTAAAGCCTGGAAAAACTGGGAATCCTATGCTACTTTTTATTTATGGCGCTTACTTTACTAA
- a CDS encoding glutamate decarboxylase, translated as MFNRKIEKEIMEETNCPIFGSLEAGQILPNYKIGKESVDPRVAYQLVKDQLVDEGNARQNLATFCQTYMEPEAEQLMAETFEKNAIDKSEYPQTAKLESSCVNMIADLWNASEDEKFMGTSTVGSSEGCMLGGMAMKFRWRNLAEKCGLDIQAQKPNLVISSGFQVCWEKFCVYWDIEMREVPMDEEHLSINLDKVMDYVDEYTIGIVGILGITYTGKFDDIAALDTLVESYNQINEHQLVIHVDAASGGMFVPFVNPELAWDFRLKNVVSINTSGHKYGLVYPGVGWILWRDEEYLPKELVFDVSYLGGHMPTMAINFSRSASQIIGQYYNFLRFGFEGYRKIHTRTKEAALYLAKVVEETGLFEIYNDGGNLPIVCYKLKEKASVEWNLYDLADRLQMKGWQVPAYPLPEEMNNVIIQRYVCRADFGQSMAEEFASDLNESIHDLNNAHILFHKEEANKTQGFTH; from the coding sequence ATGTTTAACAGAAAAATAGAAAAAGAAATTATGGAAGAAACGAATTGTCCAATTTTTGGATCATTAGAAGCAGGTCAAATTTTACCAAATTATAAAATAGGTAAAGAATCAGTAGATCCAAGAGTTGCCTATCAATTAGTGAAAGATCAGCTAGTAGATGAAGGAAATGCTAGGCAAAATTTGGCAACATTTTGTCAAACATATATGGAACCAGAAGCTGAGCAATTGATGGCTGAGACATTTGAAAAAAATGCGATTGATAAGTCTGAGTATCCACAAACAGCAAAATTAGAAAGCTCTTGTGTCAATATGATTGCTGATTTATGGAATGCATCTGAAGATGAAAAATTCATGGGAACTTCTACTGTTGGATCTAGTGAAGGCTGTATGTTAGGTGGAATGGCTATGAAATTCAGATGGCGTAATCTTGCTGAAAAATGTGGCTTAGATATACAAGCCCAAAAACCTAATCTTGTTATCTCATCAGGATTTCAAGTTTGTTGGGAAAAATTCTGTGTGTACTGGGATATTGAAATGCGTGAAGTTCCAATGGATGAAGAGCATTTAAGTATTAACTTAGATAAGGTTATGGATTATGTCGATGAATATACAATCGGAATTGTAGGTATTCTAGGTATTACTTACACTGGTAAATTTGATGACATTGCAGCTCTAGATACATTAGTAGAAAGCTATAACCAAATTAATGAGCATCAGCTAGTTATTCATGTGGATGCGGCTAGTGGTGGAATGTTTGTTCCTTTTGTTAATCCTGAATTAGCTTGGGATTTTCGATTGAAAAATGTTGTATCTATTAATACATCTGGTCATAAATATGGATTGGTTTATCCAGGAGTAGGTTGGATTTTGTGGCGGGATGAAGAATATTTACCAAAAGAATTAGTCTTTGACGTTAGTTATTTAGGCGGTCATATGCCAACGATGGCTATTAATTTTTCCCGTAGTGCAAGCCAAATTATCGGACAGTATTATAATTTCTTGCGATTTGGTTTTGAAGGGTATCGAAAAATTCATACTCGAACGAAAGAAGCAGCACTTTATCTAGCAAAAGTTGTAGAAGAAACGGGACTTTTTGAAATTTATAACGACGGTGGGAATTTACCGATTGTGTGTTACAAATTAAAAGAAAAAGCATCAGTCGAATGGAATCTGTACGACTTAGCAGATCGTTTACAAATGAAAGGTTGGCAAGTTCCTGCATACCCGCTACCAGAAGAAATGAATAATGTGATTATTCAGCGTTATGTATGTCGTGCTGATTTTGGACAAAGTATGGCTGAAGAGTTTGCTAGTGATTTAAATGAAAGTATTCACGATTTAAATAATGCTCATATTCTTTTCCATAAAGAAGAAGCAAATAAAACACAAGGGTTTACACATTAA
- a CDS encoding peptidase U32 family protein yields the protein MIELIATAESIEQAQALIEAGVDTLYIGEDFYGLRLPTSFNLEEIEKITKIAHGGKTQICVAVNAIMHNDRIDFVGPYLKKLAEIGVDRVAIGDPGVIHILKTEKIPLPFVYDAQIMVTSSKQINFWVKRGATGAVLARELPYDELKILAPKIDVPAELLVYGATCIHQSKRPLVENYFNFIEKPEDTSKDRGLFISEPKKPETHYSIYEDINGTHIFATNDLNLVSGLEKLVEIGLTQWKLEGIFTPGQDFVEIVKLFVVAKEALLAGIWNESLLEELNQKIVALHPEKRELDEGFFIKDPDEVK from the coding sequence ATGATTGAACTGATTGCAACAGCTGAATCAATTGAACAGGCACAAGCATTAATTGAAGCAGGTGTTGATACGTTGTATATTGGTGAGGATTTCTATGGCTTGCGTTTGCCAACCTCATTTAATTTGGAAGAAATTGAAAAAATAACGAAAATAGCTCACGGAGGAAAGACGCAGATTTGTGTTGCAGTTAATGCTATTATGCATAATGATCGCATTGATTTTGTGGGACCATATTTAAAAAAATTAGCTGAAATTGGTGTGGATCGGGTTGCGATAGGTGATCCAGGAGTTATTCACATTTTAAAAACAGAAAAAATCCCGTTACCTTTTGTCTATGATGCTCAGATTATGGTAACAAGTAGTAAACAAATTAACTTTTGGGTAAAACGTGGTGCTACTGGAGCTGTTTTAGCTCGAGAATTGCCATATGATGAATTGAAAATTTTAGCACCGAAAATCGATGTTCCAGCGGAATTATTGGTATACGGAGCAACATGTATTCATCAATCCAAGCGTCCTTTAGTTGAAAATTATTTTAACTTTATCGAGAAACCAGAGGATACATCTAAAGATAGAGGTTTATTTATTTCAGAACCGAAAAAGCCAGAAACTCATTACTCGATTTATGAAGATATCAATGGTACACATATTTTTGCAACAAATGATTTAAACTTAGTTTCTGGATTAGAAAAATTAGTTGAAATAGGCTTAACTCAATGGAAGCTCGAGGGTATTTTTACACCAGGACAAGATTTTGTTGAAATTGTGAAGCTGTTTGTGGTGGCGAAGGAAGCTTTACTAGCAGGCATTTGGAATGAGTCATTGCTGGAGGAATTAAATCAAAAAATTGTAGCACTGCATCCAGAAAAACGTGAATTAGATGAAGGGTTTTTTATAAAAGATCCTGATGAAGTTAAATAA
- a CDS encoding 3D domain-containing protein — MNFNKSALSTLMIFSMVFLSLFGLRASSVKADKLPNGNWEIKDGDTLSEIGLQTGLSVDIIRLLNPTTDPFFLQIGYELKLQESADELAQKQAEQVKLAEGASEEAVVAVEAATEVVIPAPEPEVVAEVAPTNETALGTFEATYYTAFDGTQIGITANGTDVRNGQTTTAEGYRIIAADPSVLPLNTVVRVTTGNGESFLAQVCDTGGAIIGGRIDILVGSVSEATALGRTVADLTII, encoded by the coding sequence ATGAATTTCAATAAATCAGCCCTTTCAACATTAATGATTTTTTCAATGGTTTTCTTAAGTTTGTTTGGGTTACGTGCAAGCAGCGTAAAAGCAGACAAGTTGCCTAATGGTAACTGGGAAATCAAAGATGGAGATACATTATCTGAAATAGGCTTACAAACAGGATTATCTGTTGATATAATTCGTCTACTTAACCCGACGACAGATCCATTCTTTTTACAAATTGGTTATGAACTTAAATTACAAGAAAGTGCGGATGAATTAGCACAAAAACAAGCAGAACAAGTTAAACTTGCTGAGGGAGCTTCAGAAGAAGCTGTAGTAGCTGTTGAAGCTGCGACAGAAGTTGTTATACCTGCTCCTGAACCAGAAGTGGTCGCTGAAGTAGCACCAACAAATGAAACAGCTCTTGGAACTTTTGAAGCAACATACTATACTGCTTTTGATGGAACGCAAATTGGAATTACAGCAAATGGAACAGATGTCCGTAATGGTCAAACAACGACAGCAGAAGGCTATCGTATTATTGCTGCAGATCCATCTGTATTACCTTTAAACACCGTTGTCCGTGTGACAACAGGTAATGGAGAGAGTTTCTTAGCTCAAGTCTGTGATACAGGTGGAGCAATTATTGGCGGACGAATCGATATTTTAGTTGGTTCGGTTTCAGAAGCTACAGCATTAGGTCGAACAGTTGCAGATTTAACAATCATTTAA